In one Trichlorobacter lovleyi SZ genomic region, the following are encoded:
- a CDS encoding sensor histidine kinase codes for MNLNTRLVLIMISLLVLAVMTLFSLNQFSQNTLVREIQDSSQEISKAVQLSIADLTSEAETSRLTEYFEGARQKGINEINIINSEGEIIDSTNPEKIGKIKDLKKLEKGVRSAPRKSEGGTILSQKPYDVVVPVIVGDEHLGYVQVNMLLDNIQNIQHSNFIKRLAATAMVFTVGIAFSIYLSRRYTDPIHRLVQDFKKVSSGDLSVTIPVESTDEVGELAKGFNEMVEKLRERETLEKRLYEAEHLSRVGQLASGIAHEIRNPLNYISLAIDHLRSEVVEQCPERAGEVTALADKIREEVRRANYMVINFMNYGRPLKLRKSEITYSELLERTLSVLYERLAAQQVTIEQRISPDLPVLLLDPELMRNCITNFITNAAQAMPNGGTIVLEGELDDEPGWVRLGFKDQGCGIAVEDQEKVFQPYFTTKDVGIGLGLAITERIVKAHGGEILVASSPGEGTTFSVRLPMEELKG; via the coding sequence ATGAACCTGAATACCCGTCTGGTATTGATCATGATCTCGCTGCTGGTCCTGGCGGTGATGACGCTTTTCTCGCTGAACCAGTTTTCGCAGAATACGCTGGTCCGGGAGATTCAGGATAGTTCGCAGGAAATCTCGAAGGCGGTACAGCTGAGTATTGCAGACCTTACCTCAGAGGCAGAAACATCAAGATTGACGGAATATTTTGAAGGTGCCCGCCAAAAAGGGATTAATGAAATCAACATCATTAATAGTGAAGGCGAGATCATTGATTCCACCAATCCGGAGAAAATCGGTAAGATCAAGGATCTGAAAAAGCTGGAAAAAGGGGTCAGGTCTGCGCCGCGAAAATCCGAGGGCGGTACAATCCTGTCGCAGAAGCCGTATGATGTCGTGGTACCGGTTATTGTCGGAGACGAGCACCTGGGCTATGTCCAGGTCAACATGCTGCTGGACAATATCCAGAATATCCAGCATTCCAATTTTATCAAACGTCTGGCCGCAACGGCCATGGTCTTTACCGTTGGCATCGCCTTTTCAATCTACCTCTCCCGACGCTATACCGATCCGATTCACCGCCTGGTCCAGGATTTCAAGAAGGTCTCCAGCGGAGATCTGTCGGTCACCATTCCGGTTGAAAGCACTGACGAAGTTGGCGAGCTTGCCAAGGGCTTTAACGAAATGGTGGAGAAACTGCGGGAGCGGGAAACCCTGGAAAAGCGTCTGTACGAGGCTGAACATCTCTCGAGGGTCGGGCAGCTGGCCTCCGGTATTGCCCATGAAATCCGCAATCCGCTTAACTACATCAGTCTGGCCATCGATCACCTGCGCAGCGAAGTGGTGGAGCAGTGTCCTGAACGGGCCGGTGAGGTGACGGCGCTGGCTGATAAGATCCGGGAAGAGGTCCGGCGTGCCAACTACATGGTGATCAACTTCATGAACTATGGCCGCCCACTGAAGTTGCGCAAGAGCGAGATCACCTATTCAGAACTGCTGGAGCGTACGCTTTCGGTGCTGTATGAGCGTCTGGCTGCACAGCAGGTGACGATTGAACAGAGGATTTCACCTGATTTGCCCGTGTTGCTGCTTGATCCTGAGTTGATGCGTAACTGTATTACCAACTTTATTACCAACGCGGCCCAGGCCATGCCCAATGGCGGCACGATTGTGCTGGAGGGGGAACTCGATGATGAGCCCGGCTGGGTGCGGCTCGGCTTCAAGGATCAGGGTTGCGGCATTGCTGTTGAAGATCAGGAAAAGGTCTTCCAGCCCTACTTTACCACCAAGGACGTGGGGATCGGCCTGGGGCTTGCCATTACCGAACGGATTGTCAAGGCCCACGGTGGTGAAATACTGGTGGCCAGCAGTCCCGGTGAAGGGACAACATTTTCGGTACGGTTGCCGATGGAGGAGCTGAAGGGATGA
- a CDS encoding methyltransferase domain-containing protein, which produces MAHPIRPDEFDPEYYRSTNPDLGLLGDDELYHHYESIGRAEGRPAAAAAFREVLVQIAGQLESILEIGPFYRPSLVGPNVRYFDVLDYDGLCERAREHNLPVTEIPHIHYVSPDGDLSTICDTFQAVFSAHVIEHQPCLLSHLRQVAQLLPPGGFYFLAIPDKRYCFDHFIPESTIADVLYAFQEQRTRHILASVIEYGALATHNDIQRHWEGDHEDPGFRDALVNRIHAAIELYKNAQGSYIDVHAWQFVPDTFRSIVTLLHSLELLDLYPVVVYDTPCGRQEFTAVLTKIAAPH; this is translated from the coding sequence ATGGCACATCCGATACGCCCGGATGAATTTGATCCGGAATACTATCGATCAACAAATCCAGATCTTGGCCTGCTGGGTGATGATGAGCTCTATCATCATTATGAGAGTATCGGCAGGGCAGAAGGGCGGCCTGCTGCCGCTGCCGCCTTCAGGGAGGTCCTGGTCCAGATTGCCGGCCAACTGGAGAGCATTTTAGAAATCGGTCCCTTTTACAGGCCGTCACTTGTCGGACCGAATGTGCGCTACTTTGATGTCCTGGATTACGACGGACTCTGTGAACGCGCCCGTGAACATAACCTTCCTGTAACAGAAATTCCGCATATTCACTATGTATCTCCTGACGGAGATCTTTCAACCATATGTGATACCTTTCAGGCGGTATTCAGCGCACATGTCATTGAGCATCAGCCGTGCCTTCTGTCGCATCTCAGGCAGGTGGCACAGCTTCTCCCCCCCGGCGGCTTTTACTTCCTGGCCATTCCGGATAAACGGTATTGTTTCGATCACTTTATCCCTGAGTCGACTATCGCTGACGTTTTATATGCATTTCAGGAACAGAGAACCAGGCACATACTTGCCAGTGTTATTGAATATGGTGCCCTTGCCACTCACAATGACATCCAACGGCATTGGGAGGGCGATCACGAAGATCCGGGCTTCAGAGATGCATTGGTTAATCGGATACACGCAGCGATAGAGCTATACAAGAATGCGCAAGGTTCATATATTGATGTCCATGCATGGCAATTTGTTCCTGATACATTCAGGTCTATTGTAACTCTGCTTCATTCGCTTGAGTTGCTGGATCTCTATCCGGTGGTGGTTTACGATACACCCTGTGGCCGCCAGGAATTTACCGCAGTGCTGACAAAAATTGCTGCACCGCATTGA
- a CDS encoding sigma-54-dependent transcriptional regulator — protein MSGSILIVDDEKSQREILTMILQGVGYDTAEASGVQEALAMLGKREFDLILTDLKMQGQSGLDLLEQVMADDPQQCVIMMTAHGTVDTAVGAMKRGAFDYLEKPLERENLLLTLKRAFERITLVRENRVLQKRVAEIERISSIIGEHPKMKEVYRVVTKIAATSSTVLVYGESGTGKELVARAVHDRSPRKDCPFMAINCAAIPETLIESELFGHEKGSFTGANAREIGILEAANGGTVFLDEIGEMNVSMQAKLLRAIQEKEIRRVGGKVNLPLDVRIISATNRDLEQEIKRGTFREDLYYRLNVIRINLPPLRERGSDIATLANFFVAKYREASGIAVEGISKAALKQLMNYTWPGNVRQLESVIERAVLMAEGSIIQPEDLPSEISSLSEGVMVPFELPPEGINFEEMEKALILKAMERADWVIGKAAPILGLSYKTLQYRLDKHGIEKPEKRGR, from the coding sequence ATGAGCGGAAGTATTCTGATCGTTGATGATGAAAAAAGCCAACGTGAGATCCTGACCATGATCCTGCAGGGGGTCGGTTATGATACCGCTGAGGCCTCCGGCGTGCAGGAAGCTCTTGCTATGCTGGGAAAACGTGAATTTGATCTGATCCTGACCGACCTGAAGATGCAGGGCCAGTCCGGTCTTGATCTGCTGGAACAGGTCATGGCCGATGATCCGCAGCAGTGTGTGATCATGATGACCGCCCATGGTACCGTTGATACGGCGGTTGGGGCCATGAAGCGCGGTGCCTTTGATTATCTTGAAAAGCCGCTTGAACGGGAAAATCTGCTCCTGACCCTGAAACGGGCCTTCGAGCGGATCACCCTGGTGCGGGAGAACCGGGTGTTGCAAAAACGGGTGGCTGAGATCGAACGGATCTCCTCAATCATTGGAGAACATCCCAAAATGAAGGAGGTCTACCGGGTTGTCACCAAGATTGCCGCCACCTCATCCACCGTACTGGTCTATGGTGAGTCGGGTACCGGCAAGGAGTTGGTTGCACGGGCGGTGCATGACCGTTCGCCCCGCAAGGATTGCCCCTTTATGGCAATCAACTGTGCGGCCATACCTGAAACCCTGATTGAAAGTGAACTGTTTGGTCATGAAAAAGGCAGTTTTACCGGAGCCAATGCCCGAGAGATCGGTATCCTTGAGGCTGCCAACGGCGGGACGGTTTTTCTGGATGAAATCGGCGAGATGAACGTCTCCATGCAGGCCAAACTGTTGCGGGCTATCCAGGAAAAGGAGATTCGCCGGGTGGGAGGCAAGGTCAACCTGCCGCTGGATGTGCGGATTATATCAGCTACCAACCGGGATCTGGAACAGGAGATCAAGCGCGGCACCTTCCGTGAGGATCTCTACTACCGGCTGAACGTGATCCGGATCAATCTACCGCCGTTGCGGGAGCGAGGCAGCGATATCGCCACCCTGGCAAACTTCTTTGTCGCAAAATACCGGGAGGCATCCGGCATTGCCGTGGAAGGGATCTCCAAGGCGGCACTCAAACAGCTGATGAACTATACCTGGCCTGGCAACGTACGCCAGCTGGAGTCGGTCATTGAGCGGGCTGTCCTGATGGCAGAAGGCAGTATCATCCAGCCGGAGGACCTGCCAAGTGAAATCAGCAGTCTGAGCGAGGGGGTTATGGTTCCCTTTGAACTGCCGCCGGAGGGGATTAATTTTGAGGAGATGGAAAAGGCGCTGATCCTGAAGGCAATGGAACGGGCCGACTGGGTGATCGGCAAGGCCGCGCCGATCCTGGGACTTTCCTATAAAACGTTGCAGTACCGTCTGGATAAACACGGGATCGAGAAGCCGGAGAAACGAGGGCGGTAA
- a CDS encoding ribonuclease J encodes MNADREEIAAVYSGGEQGGKEEATQAYTAVRRGASDETNAAPRSNSPLRIVALGGLGEIGINCMAYEYGDDLILVDAGLMFPDADMPGVDYVIPDFSWLRERADKLRGILLTHGHEDHIGALPFLLREFPAPIYGTALTLGILEGKLLEYKVEADLNPVKPRDTVTLGSFQVEFIRVAHSVVDGCALAIRSPEGVVIHTGDFKLDQTPVDGEVTDLATFARYGDQGVLALLSDSTNVEREGYTISERYVGEALSDLFPKCKGRIIVAAFSSNIHRVQQVADVAAASGRKVLLNGRSMIANVRIARQLGYLKISDDLLMDIRELPHIPREQVCMITTGSQGEPLSALSRIAMDDHKQIKLEKGDTVILSSRYIPGNERTISELINHLYRRGADVHHEKVSEVHVSGHASQEELKLMMNITRPRFFLPIHGEYRHLVLHRRLAMKVGIPEERCLLAINGEVVNFYNETACIEETVETGRVFVDGKGVGDVGEVVLKDRRHLSEDGMVLVILGVNQHTGEFIYGPEIVSRGFVFEDESQAYLQTAREMVREALKELSVEFLADRDEVRQIVRQTLKRFFKKSIERRPMVLPVILEM; translated from the coding sequence ATGAATGCTGACAGAGAAGAAATAGCAGCGGTGTATTCGGGTGGCGAGCAAGGCGGCAAGGAAGAGGCGACGCAGGCGTACACAGCAGTACGTCGAGGAGCCTCTGACGAAACCAACGCAGCTCCCCGTTCGAATTCGCCGCTGCGGATAGTTGCATTAGGAGGCCTTGGTGAAATCGGCATCAACTGCATGGCCTATGAATATGGCGATGATCTGATTCTGGTGGATGCCGGCCTGATGTTCCCTGATGCTGACATGCCCGGTGTGGACTATGTCATCCCTGATTTCAGCTGGCTGCGGGAGCGGGCTGACAAACTGCGCGGCATCCTGCTGACCCACGGCCACGAAGACCATATCGGCGCCCTGCCATTCCTGCTGCGTGAATTTCCGGCCCCGATCTACGGCACCGCCCTGACCCTGGGAATTCTGGAAGGCAAACTGCTGGAATACAAGGTCGAGGCGGATCTGAACCCGGTTAAGCCCCGGGACACCGTCACTCTGGGCAGTTTTCAGGTTGAATTCATCCGGGTCGCCCACTCGGTGGTGGATGGCTGTGCCCTGGCGATCCGCTCACCGGAAGGAGTGGTGATCCATACCGGCGATTTCAAGCTGGATCAGACCCCGGTGGATGGCGAGGTGACCGACCTGGCCACCTTTGCCCGCTACGGCGACCAGGGCGTCCTGGCGCTGCTGTCCGACTCCACCAACGTGGAGCGGGAGGGTTACACCATCTCGGAACGTTATGTTGGCGAGGCCCTCTCCGATCTGTTCCCCAAATGCAAGGGCAGGATCATTGTAGCTGCCTTTTCCAGTAATATCCACAGGGTACAGCAGGTGGCCGATGTGGCTGCCGCCTCTGGCCGCAAGGTGTTGCTGAATGGCCGTTCCATGATCGCCAACGTCAGGATCGCCCGCCAGCTGGGTTACCTGAAGATCAGTGACGACCTGTTGATGGACATTCGCGAACTGCCCCACATCCCCCGTGAACAGGTCTGCATGATCACCACCGGCAGTCAGGGAGAACCGCTCTCAGCCCTTTCCCGGATCGCCATGGATGATCACAAACAGATCAAACTGGAAAAGGGTGACACCGTCATCCTCTCCTCCCGCTATATCCCCGGCAACGAGCGGACCATTTCGGAACTGATCAACCACCTCTACCGCCGTGGCGCCGATGTCCACCATGAAAAGGTCTCCGAGGTGCATGTCTCCGGCCACGCCTCCCAGGAAGAGCTGAAACTGATGATGAACATCACCCGGCCCCGCTTTTTCCTGCCGATTCACGGCGAATACCGCCACCTGGTACTGCACCGCCGATTGGCCATGAAGGTAGGGATACCGGAAGAGCGCTGCCTGCTGGCGATCAACGGAGAGGTGGTCAACTTTTACAATGAAACCGCCTGTATTGAAGAAACCGTGGAGACCGGTCGGGTCTTTGTGGATGGCAAAGGGGTCGGTGATGTGGGAGAGGTGGTGCTGAAGGACCGACGCCACCTCTCTGAAGACGGCATGGTACTGGTGATCCTGGGGGTCAACCAGCACACCGGCGAGTTCATCTACGGCCCGGAGATCGTCTCACGGGGCTTTGTGTTTGAGGATGAAAGCCAGGCCTACCTGCAGACCGCCAGGGAGATGGTCCGGGAGGCCCTGAAAGAGTTGAGCGTTGAATTTCTGGCTGACCGGGATGAGGTGCGCCAGATCGTACGTCAGACCCTGAAGCGGTTCTTCAAGAAGAGTATCGAGCGTCGACCGATGGTGCTGCCGGTGATATTGGAGATGTAA
- a CDS encoding single-stranded DNA-binding protein, with product MASLNKVMLIGNLGKDPEVRYTTSGQAVASFNLATSEKFKNKSGDWEERTEWHRVTLWGKLAEIAGEYLAKGKTVYIEGRLQTRKWTDRDGNDKYTTEIVGDRMQMLSGKGDGGGGGGARRPAAGGVADTTVSYDEPPFQDDDIPF from the coding sequence ATGGCCAGTCTTAATAAGGTAATGCTGATCGGAAATCTGGGGAAAGACCCGGAGGTGCGCTACACCACTTCGGGCCAGGCGGTGGCAAGTTTTAACCTGGCCACCAGTGAGAAGTTCAAGAACAAGAGCGGTGACTGGGAAGAGCGGACTGAATGGCACCGGGTGACGCTGTGGGGTAAACTGGCCGAAATTGCTGGTGAATATCTGGCCAAGGGCAAGACCGTCTATATCGAGGGACGCTTGCAGACCCGCAAGTGGACTGACCGTGACGGCAATGATAAATATACCACTGAGATTGTTGGTGACCGGATGCAGATGCTGAGCGGCAAGGGTGATGGCGGTGGTGGTGGCGGCGCCCGCCGTCCGGCAGCCGGCGGTGTGGCCGATACCACGGTCAGCTACGATGAGCCTCCCTTCCAGGACGACGACATCCCGTTCTGA
- a CDS encoding lysophospholipid acyltransferase family protein has protein sequence MALIRGLLYMSVFFPLTFLIAAVAILSTLIDRRYYAWFARFWGRLGITMAGISVTVSGGEQLPDGPIIVMSNHASNFDILAMQGYFPRPLSWIAKKELFSIPVFGWSMRRGGYIALDRGDGRKALKSMDEAAAQIKGGTSVIIFPEGTRTRDGQLLPFKRGGFLLAVKAGVPVVPVSIVGSFAINPGGSLGLNLGRSVQLTIHAPITLPAGLKRAEAEELLMQQVHTAVTGGLP, from the coding sequence GTGGCGCTGATCCGTGGCTTGCTTTATATGTCTGTCTTTTTCCCCCTGACCTTCCTGATTGCCGCTGTTGCAATCCTGTCGACGCTTATTGATCGTCGCTATTACGCATGGTTTGCCCGTTTCTGGGGACGCCTGGGGATCACCATGGCCGGCATCAGCGTAACGGTCAGTGGTGGGGAACAGCTCCCTGACGGCCCGATCATCGTGATGAGCAACCATGCCAGCAACTTTGATATCCTGGCCATGCAAGGCTATTTCCCCCGCCCGCTTTCCTGGATCGCCAAAAAAGAACTGTTTTCAATTCCGGTCTTTGGCTGGTCCATGCGACGGGGCGGCTATATCGCCCTGGATCGCGGTGATGGCCGCAAGGCCCTGAAAAGCATGGACGAAGCTGCCGCCCAGATTAAAGGCGGCACCAGCGTGATCATCTTCCCCGAAGGAACCCGCACCAGAGATGGTCAGCTGCTGCCGTTCAAACGGGGTGGTTTCCTGCTGGCTGTGAAAGCAGGCGTGCCGGTGGTGCCGGTCAGTATCGTGGGCAGCTTTGCCATCAATCCCGGCGGCAGCCTGGGGTTGAATCTCGGACGATCGGTCCAGCTCACGATCCATGCGCCTATTACCCTGCCTGCAGGCCTGAAGCGGGCGGAGGCGGAAGAACTGTTGATGCAGCAGGTGCATACTGCCGTTACAGGCGGGTTGCCATGA
- a CDS encoding ABC transporter ATP-binding protein encodes MSLPSRTTTSRSDPLIEMGYSSSLQHLKTLVPFLDGLRWRYAVGAFLLVLTNACALLIPWLLKLVIDGLQHPEHALLSSGKAALLIGLIAVGYALVRIFSRTVILNAARLLEFQIREALFARLMTLDLVFFSRERSGDILSRFANDLTNLRMLTGFGVMSLLNTVVLYLAGLWLMLQINLWLTVAAVAPLPLMVLAVRAMSSRIFSVSRQAQDELARLSSLTEESVGAIRLIKSYCREAYVAGQFDRISDHCLAKNLELARLRGLVMPVMALATGAGTLAVLYLGGRLVITNQISLGQFVAFSGYLALLAWPTAVLGWILTLVQRGAASMARLNELLQSIPAVVEDPEARPLGGIGKGLELRELRFSYGERRILDGISFSIAPGERVGITGPVGCGKSTLLRLIPRLLPLPDSMLFLDGQDVNSLELASLRRLMGYVPQETTLFSRSIADNVAYGGNGDVATAVQRAGLAADLQSFSAGLATVVGERGVTLSGGQRQRVALARSLVREPELLLLDDPLASVDAGREDEILGALAESWQGKTVLMVSQRLSAFRDCQRVLVLDEGRIVEQGTPDELLQLGGRYAELARMQGMLKSEVRRVKLEGVS; translated from the coding sequence ATGAGCCTCCCTTCCAGGACGACGACATCCCGTTCTGATCCGCTGATTGAGATGGGTTACTCTTCTTCATTGCAGCACCTGAAAACCCTTGTACCATTTCTTGACGGGCTCCGCTGGCGTTATGCCGTCGGAGCCTTTCTGCTGGTGCTTACCAACGCCTGTGCCCTGCTGATCCCCTGGCTGCTGAAACTGGTGATTGACGGATTGCAGCATCCTGAGCACGCGCTTTTGTCATCCGGCAAGGCTGCGCTGCTGATCGGATTGATTGCGGTTGGGTACGCCCTGGTCCGTATCTTTTCTCGCACGGTTATACTCAATGCGGCCCGTTTGCTTGAGTTTCAGATCCGTGAAGCACTGTTTGCCCGTCTGATGACCCTTGATCTGGTCTTTTTCTCCCGCGAACGCTCGGGGGATATCCTTTCCCGTTTTGCCAATGACCTGACCAATCTGCGGATGTTGACCGGATTCGGGGTGATGAGCCTCCTGAATACGGTTGTGCTGTATCTGGCAGGACTCTGGCTGATGCTTCAGATCAATCTCTGGCTGACCGTGGCGGCGGTGGCACCACTGCCTTTAATGGTACTTGCGGTCAGGGCAATGAGCAGCAGGATTTTTTCGGTTTCCCGGCAGGCTCAGGACGAACTTGCCCGGCTTTCCAGTCTGACCGAGGAGTCTGTCGGCGCTATCCGGCTGATCAAAAGCTATTGCCGGGAGGCGTATGTTGCCGGGCAGTTTGACCGCATCTCGGACCACTGTCTTGCAAAGAACCTCGAGCTTGCCCGGCTGCGTGGGCTGGTGATGCCGGTCATGGCCCTGGCAACCGGGGCAGGAACCCTGGCGGTCCTCTATCTTGGCGGCCGCCTGGTGATTACCAATCAGATCAGCCTGGGGCAGTTTGTGGCCTTTTCCGGTTATCTGGCGCTGTTGGCCTGGCCGACAGCGGTGCTGGGCTGGATCCTGACCCTGGTGCAGCGGGGTGCGGCCTCCATGGCCCGCCTGAATGAGCTGCTGCAGAGCATTCCCGCGGTTGTGGAAGACCCGGAAGCCCGCCCGCTTGGCGGTATCGGCAAGGGGCTGGAACTGCGTGAGCTTCGCTTCAGTTATGGCGAACGTCGGATACTGGACGGTATCTCATTTTCAATTGCTCCCGGCGAACGGGTCGGGATCACGGGGCCGGTGGGATGTGGCAAATCAACCTTGCTGCGTCTGATACCACGTCTGTTGCCACTGCCTGACAGCATGCTGTTTCTGGACGGCCAGGATGTCAATTCGCTGGAACTTGCCTCGCTGCGCCGCTTGATGGGGTATGTGCCTCAGGAAACGACTCTTTTCTCACGCAGCATTGCGGACAATGTTGCCTACGGCGGCAATGGTGACGTTGCAACAGCGGTACAGCGGGCCGGTCTTGCAGCGGATCTGCAAAGTTTCAGCGCCGGTCTGGCAACCGTGGTGGGAGAACGGGGGGTAACCCTCTCCGGCGGACAGCGTCAGCGGGTTGCCCTGGCCCGGTCTCTGGTGCGGGAGCCTGAGCTGCTGCTGCTGGATGATCCATTGGCCTCGGTGGATGCCGGCCGGGAGGATGAGATTCTGGGGGCATTGGCTGAAAGCTGGCAGGGCAAGACGGTGTTGATGGTTTCGCAGCGTTTATCGGCCTTTCGGGATTGCCAGCGGGTGCTGGTGCTTGATGAGGGCAGGATTGTGGAACAGGGGACGCCTGATGAACTGCTGCAGCTGGGAGGCCGTTATGCCGAGCTGGCAAGGATGCAGGGAATGCTGAAGAGTGAAGTTAGAAGAGTGAAGTTAGAAGGGGTATCCTAA
- a CDS encoding BamA/TamA family outer membrane protein produces the protein MKTLRSDSQHPWHRFPGRSFILALLILASGCTTTIPRTDLPLITNESCGDQVKVVTVPLPVIASSPNEGITAGALSAFLIHDTRDEIYSLLAPQLNYNQNFGFTGTLYGSVNPSPEQNIEFNLSQSQKKNFDYEARIRDISLMNGNLELKGFLGWFADGSSRFFGFHARTPGEQETNYTNREITYNLSATWFLGRHYYLELGHRFRSVSIGQGAITSVPFITEKFAKQDVPGVEGFTTHAPRISLIYSTYDSKTLPTYGGYARITFEPTIKLLGGAEDYRHYEVEAKGYLPHDQEKRFISVFRLMYNQTLGDTDNSKVPFLEQSILGGENTLRGYGKNRFIDNSFLLLNLEERIRLFRWEIFNVTADWEVAPFIDLGAVMESFDKASSRNFEFNPGVGFRATVRPNIVGRVDIGVGKDGPAVYVGLGYPF, from the coding sequence ATGAAAACGTTACGCTCCGATAGCCAACACCCTTGGCACCGCTTTCCCGGCAGGTCATTCATACTCGCCTTACTCATTCTGGCAAGCGGTTGTACCACCACCATTCCCCGCACCGACCTGCCGCTGATCACCAATGAATCCTGCGGCGATCAGGTCAAGGTGGTCACGGTGCCGCTACCGGTGATCGCTTCCTCTCCAAATGAGGGTATTACGGCCGGTGCCCTGTCAGCCTTCCTGATCCATGACACGCGGGATGAGATCTATTCCCTGCTGGCACCTCAGCTCAACTACAACCAGAATTTCGGGTTTACCGGCACCCTCTACGGCTCTGTCAACCCGTCACCTGAGCAGAACATTGAATTCAACCTCTCCCAGTCCCAGAAAAAAAACTTCGACTATGAGGCCCGAATCCGTGATATCAGCCTGATGAACGGCAATCTTGAACTGAAAGGTTTTCTGGGCTGGTTTGCCGACGGCTCATCCCGTTTTTTTGGTTTTCATGCCCGCACACCGGGTGAACAGGAAACCAACTACACCAACCGCGAGATTACGTACAACCTGTCCGCCACCTGGTTTCTGGGACGGCACTACTATCTGGAGCTGGGGCACCGTTTCCGCTCTGTCTCCATTGGCCAGGGTGCGATCACCTCAGTACCCTTTATTACAGAGAAGTTTGCCAAGCAGGACGTCCCGGGGGTGGAAGGATTTACCACCCATGCCCCCCGCATCTCACTGATCTACAGCACCTATGACAGCAAGACCCTGCCCACCTATGGCGGCTATGCCCGGATTACCTTTGAGCCCACCATCAAGCTGCTGGGAGGGGCTGAGGACTACCGTCACTATGAGGTGGAAGCAAAGGGCTACCTGCCCCATGACCAGGAAAAGCGATTTATCTCGGTCTTCCGGCTGATGTACAACCAGACCCTGGGTGACACCGACAACAGCAAGGTACCGTTTCTTGAGCAAAGTATCCTGGGGGGGGAGAACACGCTGCGGGGCTACGGGAAAAACCGTTTCATTGACAACAGCTTCCTGCTCTTGAACCTGGAAGAACGTATCCGCTTGTTTCGCTGGGAGATTTTCAACGTCACAGCGGATTGGGAAGTGGCCCCCTTCATTGATCTGGGGGCGGTGATGGAGAGCTTTGACAAGGCCAGCTCCCGTAATTTCGAGTTTAACCCCGGCGTCGGCTTCAGAGCAACGGTACGCCCCAATATCGTTGGCCGTGTGGATATCGGCGTAGGCAAGGATGGACCGGCAGTGTACGTGGGTTTAGGATACCCCTTCTAA